In a single window of the Candidatus Neomarinimicrobiota bacterium genome:
- a CDS encoding ABC transporter ATP-binding protein, with amino-acid sequence MKKIGKVLNSRSILSGLSFGIERGSMTVIVGDNDAGKSTLLKVIAGIAKPEFGNVFVNGLDVRMRKNETSTVVGYMPQSPDFDCQLTIRQNLIFQGMLHNLDKDNIRRRVRKLADTFEISEYLDDFPESLSRGLLKRAMLIKALIHNPEILLLDEPTSSLDIRSRYIVWNYLLSKKGNKTIIFTTQYIEEAERIHDRIVIMHRGKVILDGTLDKLLSDTGELHHFQIHFELLPDELYDNLIKLTTLVSPSKIGEIFDFYARERKVLFDVIRMAIESELVDYRADKVGLETLILTSRERLHE; translated from the coding sequence TTGAAAAAAATCGGTAAGGTCCTGAATAGCAGGTCCATTCTCTCTGGTCTATCTTTCGGGATTGAGCGGGGATCGATGACCGTCATAGTGGGAGATAATGATGCTGGAAAGAGTACACTGTTGAAGGTTATTGCCGGCATAGCAAAACCGGAGTTCGGTAACGTTTTCGTAAACGGGCTTGATGTTCGGATGCGCAAGAACGAGACCAGCACTGTGGTGGGTTACATGCCGCAGTCTCCCGATTTCGATTGCCAGCTTACTATCAGGCAAAACCTGATTTTTCAAGGCATGTTGCATAATCTGGATAAAGATAACATCAGAAGGCGGGTACGCAAGCTGGCAGATACCTTTGAAATATCAGAATATCTGGATGACTTTCCGGAGAGCCTGTCGCGAGGACTTCTGAAGCGTGCCATGCTTATCAAGGCATTGATCCACAATCCTGAGATTCTACTACTTGATGAGCCAACGTCGTCTCTCGATATTCGATCAAGATATATTGTCTGGAACTATCTTCTGAGCAAGAAGGGGAATAAAACTATCATATTTACCACTCAATATATTGAAGAGGCGGAGAGGATTCACGACCGAATAGTCATAATGCATCGCGGTAAAGTGATTCTGGATGGTACGCTGGACAAACTGTTGTCAGATACCGGTGAACTTCATCATTTCCAGATTCACTTCGAACTGTTGCCTGATGAGCTGTATGATAATCTGATAAAACTGACCACGCTGGTGAGTCCCTCAAAGATTGGAGAAATCTTCGATTTCTATGCTCGCGAAAGAAAAGTATTGTTTGACGTAATCAGGATGGCCATTGAATCAGAATTGGTGGACTACCGTGCCGATAAAGTCGGGTTGGAAACGCTGATATTGACTTCAAGAGAGAGACTTCACGAATGA
- the polA gene encoding DNA polymerase I, whose amino-acid sequence MDPSSKKRLFLIDGYALVYRAHFAMIRNPLITSDGRHTSALFGFINSMFKLLRDEDPDHIVIVFDGKEKTFRHEMYPQYKATREKMPDELRAQLPDLWKLTEAMKLPRLEVGGYEADDVIGALAVRAKEAGLHAYIVSGDKDFMQLVNDSVFMYSPGRQSDTTAVIDGERVKDKWGVEPGKITDLFGLMGDSSDNVPGVPGVGEKTALKLLQQYGSFDSVLEHAHEVQNKRAREGLINGEDVARLSKELVTIRTDVPLEVTIDDLERRDFDFEAMVAIFHDLEFFRLQGQLNAFRGEGVAAEVSEIAKDYTTVNSMNDLKKMIASLESADLIAMDIESTSTDPMRAEIVGVSFSVRDNCGWYVPILFPEKRKPLFAGKGDDLKAVLKLLQPLFEDSSLAKCGQNVKYDMLILKRHGIDVHGVECDTMLAAHLLKPEARSYKLDYLSQEHLHYHMQPITDLIGKGKNQLTMDQVELDKVSFYAAEDADVCRQLVPILKEKLEESDLSEFYSKVEAPLIPVLLQMEYNGVYVDEVMMKEMSVWMEKKLDTFTREIYAVAGTSFNLNSPQQLAVILFDTLKLPQIRRRSTNVNVLGALESHHPLPAKILEYRKFQKLKSTYVDAIPKLIHTDTGRIHSSFSQTVAATGRLASSNPNFQNIPIRAEEGREIRKAFRPQEEGWVILSADYSQIELRIMAHLSGDETLKEAFAKGEDIHAHTAGNIFGVEVKDVLQEMRRTAKVVNFGVMYGAGPFRMSQELGIPLDESRKVIEAYFARYAGIRDFIDATLDFARKEKYVQTMLGRRRYCYDIDDANQRVRSAAERATINMPIQGTAAEMIKLAMIKIHQRLKSENFESRMILQIHDELLFEVPQKELDRVREMVVQEMEAALALDVPVVVDWGIGESWFEAH is encoded by the coding sequence GTGGATCCTTCGTCGAAAAAACGTCTCTTCCTTATAGACGGCTATGCTTTAGTGTATCGCGCTCACTTTGCAATGATCCGCAATCCGCTCATTACCTCAGATGGCCGTCACACCAGCGCCTTGTTCGGATTCATCAACTCCATGTTCAAACTACTTCGGGATGAGGATCCCGATCATATCGTCATCGTGTTTGATGGCAAGGAGAAGACTTTCCGTCATGAAATGTATCCGCAATACAAGGCCACTCGCGAAAAGATGCCTGACGAACTTCGAGCTCAACTCCCGGATCTCTGGAAACTTACTGAAGCGATGAAGCTTCCACGGCTCGAAGTGGGTGGTTACGAGGCAGACGATGTTATAGGAGCGTTGGCAGTTCGGGCGAAAGAAGCCGGCCTGCATGCATACATTGTCAGCGGTGATAAAGACTTTATGCAACTGGTGAATGATTCAGTATTCATGTATAGTCCAGGACGCCAGAGCGATACTACCGCTGTTATCGATGGCGAAAGAGTGAAGGACAAATGGGGTGTAGAACCCGGAAAGATTACCGATCTCTTCGGGCTTATGGGCGATTCATCCGATAATGTTCCCGGCGTTCCGGGCGTGGGGGAGAAGACAGCTTTGAAACTTCTGCAGCAGTACGGCAGTTTCGATTCCGTTCTTGAGCACGCTCATGAGGTGCAGAACAAGCGCGCCAGGGAAGGACTCATCAATGGAGAGGATGTAGCAAGACTTTCAAAAGAGCTTGTGACCATCAGGACAGACGTACCCCTTGAAGTGACAATAGATGATCTTGAACGCAGAGATTTTGACTTTGAAGCCATGGTGGCAATCTTTCACGATCTGGAGTTTTTCCGCCTCCAGGGACAGCTGAATGCGTTCCGGGGAGAGGGGGTCGCTGCTGAGGTCAGCGAAATCGCGAAAGACTATACAACCGTGAATTCGATGAACGACCTGAAAAAGATGATAGCATCTCTAGAATCAGCCGATCTAATCGCTATGGATATAGAATCGACCAGCACCGATCCTATGCGGGCGGAGATTGTCGGGGTCAGTTTTTCCGTAAGAGATAATTGTGGGTGGTACGTCCCGATTCTGTTTCCGGAGAAGAGGAAGCCGCTCTTCGCCGGCAAAGGCGACGATCTCAAAGCTGTGCTGAAACTGCTGCAACCGCTGTTTGAGGATTCATCGCTGGCCAAGTGTGGTCAGAATGTCAAATATGATATGCTTATTCTGAAGCGTCACGGCATTGATGTGCACGGAGTGGAGTGCGACACTATGCTGGCCGCTCACCTGCTGAAGCCTGAAGCCCGTTCCTACAAGCTTGACTACTTGAGCCAGGAGCACCTGCACTACCACATGCAGCCGATCACCGATCTCATCGGCAAAGGCAAGAATCAGCTCACCATGGATCAGGTAGAGTTGGATAAGGTTTCTTTCTACGCCGCTGAAGATGCAGACGTCTGCCGTCAGCTCGTTCCCATCCTGAAAGAAAAACTTGAAGAGTCAGATCTTTCTGAATTCTACAGTAAGGTTGAAGCGCCGCTGATCCCGGTGCTATTGCAGATGGAATATAACGGCGTCTACGTGGACGAAGTCATGATGAAGGAGATGTCCGTGTGGATGGAAAAGAAGCTCGATACCTTCACGAGAGAGATATACGCCGTTGCCGGTACCAGCTTCAATCTGAACTCTCCTCAGCAGCTGGCTGTAATCCTTTTTGATACGCTGAAGTTGCCGCAGATCCGCCGCCGTTCCACAAACGTTAATGTATTAGGGGCGCTCGAGAGCCATCACCCTCTGCCAGCGAAGATTCTGGAGTACCGCAAGTTCCAGAAGCTCAAGTCAACTTACGTTGATGCCATCCCGAAGCTGATCCATACTGACACCGGCCGCATCCATTCCTCCTTCAGTCAGACAGTGGCGGCTACCGGACGCCTCGCCAGCAGCAATCCCAACTTCCAAAACATCCCCATCCGGGCTGAAGAGGGTCGTGAAATCCGCAAGGCGTTCAGACCTCAGGAGGAAGGGTGGGTCATTCTTTCGGCTGATTATTCCCAGATAGAACTGCGTATCATGGCACATTTGAGTGGCGATGAAACCCTGAAGGAAGCCTTCGCGAAAGGGGAGGATATTCACGCCCATACCGCCGGCAACATCTTCGGTGTAGAGGTAAAGGATGTACTGCAGGAAATGCGTCGCACGGCGAAGGTAGTGAATTTTGGTGTCATGTACGGCGCCGGGCCGTTCAGGATGTCGCAGGAATTGGGCATCCCGTTGGACGAGTCGCGTAAGGTTATTGAGGCCTATTTTGCGCGTTATGCCGGTATCAGAGACTTTATTGATGCAACACTCGATTTTGCACGTAAGGAGAAGTATGTTCAGACCATGCTTGGCCGCCGGCGCTATTGCTACGATATCGACGATGCCAATCAGAGGGTCAGAAGCGCCGCCGAGAGAGCCACAATCAATATGCCGATTCAGGGAACCGCGGCGGAGATGATCAAATTGGCGATGATCAAGATTCATCAACGATTGAAGAGTGAGAACTTCGAGAGCAGGATGATTCTTCAGATCCACGATGAACTACTGTTTGAGGTACCACAGAAAGAATTGGATCGTGTGCGGGAGATGGTAGTTCAGGAGATGGAGGCAGCGCTGGCATTGGATGTGCCTGTGGTCGTAGATTGGGGCATAGGCGAATCGTGGTTTGAAGCGCATTAG
- a CDS encoding amidohydrolase family protein gives MTADLVTSIEFSLLPNKLNLSKMIALYRCFLCRSCRDKCEILREGKLSSERAVIGYTRNGAYIIFQEGTKGTLEVGKVADFAVLSQNLFELSDQSIRDVTVNQTFVVEDELVYDQARPDQDFE, from the coding sequence ATGACGGCAGACTTGGTGACTTCAATTGAATTCTCCCTTCTCCCTAACAAACTGAACCTGTCCAAAATGATTGCTTTGTACCGGTGTTTCCTCTGTCGTTCATGCCGGGATAAGTGTGAAATTCTTCGTGAGGGAAAACTGAGTTCGGAAAGAGCAGTCATTGGCTACACGCGAAATGGTGCGTACATTATCTTTCAAGAGGGCACCAAAGGTACTCTTGAGGTTGGAAAGGTAGCTGACTTTGCGGTTCTCTCTCAAAACTTGTTTGAGCTGTCAGATCAGTCTATCAGAGACGTTACAGTTAATCAGACGTTTGTAGTAGAGGACGAGCTTGTTTATGATCAGGCAAGGCCTGATCAGGACTTTGAATAG
- the msrA gene encoding peptide-methionine (S)-S-oxide reductase MsrA has protein sequence MNRPKPERIALFQLTVLFFGLQTFISGDLRMKSHEKATFGAGCFWCVEAIYQRIDGVVDIEVGYAGGTVPHPTYEQVCTGTTGHAETAQITFDARKVTYEEILEVFWRAHDPTTLNRQGNDIGTQYRSAIFYHDSEQKVKAEKSKAEQSKSGKYGDKIVTKIVSLTEFYEAENYHQDYFENNPEASYCRLAIEPKLKKLKLK, from the coding sequence TTGAATAGACCGAAACCTGAAAGGATTGCACTGTTCCAACTGACAGTTCTATTCTTCGGGCTACAGACGTTCATCTCGGGAGATCTAAGAATGAAGAGTCACGAAAAGGCCACCTTCGGCGCCGGATGTTTCTGGTGTGTGGAAGCGATCTACCAACGGATCGATGGCGTGGTGGATATCGAAGTCGGCTATGCCGGCGGGACGGTTCCACACCCGACTTATGAACAGGTGTGTACAGGAACAACCGGTCACGCCGAAACTGCCCAAATCACGTTTGACGCCCGCAAGGTTACGTATGAAGAAATCCTCGAAGTCTTCTGGCGGGCTCACGATCCGACAACCCTCAACCGGCAAGGTAACGACATCGGAACGCAGTACAGGTCAGCTATATTCTACCACGACTCCGAACAGAAGGTGAAAGCTGAGAAATCAAAAGCTGAACAGTCAAAATCGGGCAAGTACGGTGACAAGATCGTGACAAAGATTGTGTCACTCACGGAATTCTATGAGGCTGAGAACTATCATCAGGACTATTTTGAGAACAATCCGGAGGCATCTTACTGTCGTCTCGCAATCGAACCAAAGCTGAAGAAACTGAAACTCAAATGA
- a CDS encoding Mth938-like domain-containing protein — MNSRKSPGITSLSWGQMEVAHHGVFKDIKAYPGGVRAWDWNETGTRHSPGIQPADVEELVNNSAEVIVLSRGMLKRLKVCPETLTMLEEKGITCHVLPTEEAVDLYNDLSAEKRVGGLFHSTC, encoded by the coding sequence ATGAACTCCCGCAAATCTCCGGGAATAACCTCTCTGAGCTGGGGCCAGATGGAAGTGGCACACCATGGTGTTTTCAAGGATATCAAGGCATATCCCGGAGGTGTGCGTGCGTGGGACTGGAACGAGACCGGAACGCGCCATTCACCGGGGATTCAGCCCGCCGATGTGGAAGAACTCGTTAACAACAGCGCCGAAGTGATCGTCCTCTCCAGAGGGATGCTCAAGCGCCTGAAGGTCTGTCCCGAAACGCTGACCATGCTGGAAGAAAAAGGGATAACCTGCCACGTCCTCCCCACTGAGGAAGCAGTCGACCTGTACAACGATCTTTCTGCGGAAAAGCGGGTGGGCGGCCTGTTCCACTCAACCTGCTGA
- a CDS encoding TonB-dependent receptor, translated as MKQSSDFLFRLKGIFIFLILIFSVTAQNTITFSGQVVDTEIGRPIAGANVISGEIGTTTDNEGSFTIEIPKGEVVTISFIGYEPATVTPSGKQITVELVRTVLRGEEIVVLANRAVAGVTPVAFSTLTPEEISQRYTVEDVPMTLAREPGVYAYSESGNGTGYSYVSIRGFDQSRISVMLDNVPLNDNESHQVYWVDHGDILSDAKDVQIQRGIGNSLYGSAAFGGSINVLTQIASDQKELSASVTGGSFNTIKYRAKVNSGRMLGNNLSLTARVSQIESDGYREYHESLQRSVFVGLEHRGEKITNQFRANIGYENTDLNWDGIAAADISDRTLRRAGYKSYTDDFLQQIYSLNTSYQIKPGMYFHNVGYLVLGSGYYEVFKSGRDFYSYNLDVDDHYSDVEELGMETDLLRRKWIVNRYYGIVPTVTWMTGPLRFDLGSEIRFYSGDHFGEVTNFSNAVLVTRFGEEWYKYYQYIGTKRSFSAFAHIVYSMNDRLKLIADIQLQGHQWELDQKMIGHAAGHQLSADWGFINPRAGFVFAVTDQLAVFGNYGKSQKEPADSQIIEADDVWSNPVMAAAEGVDDIELGANLSAGALSGTVNLYRITYANEQLKNIDVEQEGEYDYYAADGTVHQGVEFEAAYRISSHLTLSLNGTVAQNTLNSGDYDGNLLPNVPDRLLNASVLLQPLENLILFSDVRYVGKQYIDNENTRQGVIDPFTLVNAGARYRFGDAELSAKINNVFDVLYATFGYGYEWDGYWAYYWPGATRSYSLTVSYSL; from the coding sequence ATGAAACAATCAAGCGATTTCCTCTTCAGACTGAAGGGGATTTTTATTTTCCTGATTCTGATATTTAGTGTCACTGCACAAAATACCATCACTTTTTCGGGACAGGTAGTTGATACCGAAATCGGCAGACCTATTGCCGGGGCAAATGTGATCAGTGGAGAGATAGGCACGACCACCGATAATGAAGGCTCCTTTACGATAGAGATACCGAAAGGGGAGGTGGTCACCATCTCCTTCATCGGCTATGAACCGGCTACAGTTACTCCTTCTGGAAAGCAGATCACAGTGGAACTGGTACGCACCGTTCTAAGGGGGGAAGAGATAGTAGTGCTGGCCAACCGGGCGGTGGCGGGAGTTACCCCCGTAGCATTTTCCACGTTAACTCCGGAGGAGATCAGTCAGCGCTACACAGTTGAAGACGTCCCCATGACTCTGGCCAGAGAGCCGGGGGTCTACGCCTACAGCGAGAGCGGCAACGGTACCGGCTATTCCTACGTATCCATCCGAGGGTTCGATCAGAGCCGTATCTCAGTAATGCTCGATAATGTGCCGCTCAACGACAATGAGAGTCATCAGGTCTACTGGGTGGACCATGGGGATATCCTGTCTGACGCCAAAGATGTCCAGATTCAGCGGGGGATTGGTAACTCGCTTTACGGTTCAGCTGCCTTTGGCGGCTCCATCAACGTTCTGACACAGATCGCTTCCGACCAGAAAGAGTTGAGTGCGTCGGTGACGGGAGGTTCTTTCAACACAATCAAGTACCGAGCCAAAGTAAATTCCGGGAGAATGCTGGGTAACAACCTCAGCTTGACCGCCCGTGTTAGTCAAATTGAGTCTGACGGCTACCGGGAATACCACGAAAGTTTGCAGCGTTCCGTGTTCGTGGGGCTTGAGCATCGCGGCGAGAAAATAACTAATCAGTTTCGCGCCAATATAGGCTACGAGAATACCGACCTGAACTGGGACGGTATTGCCGCGGCGGATATCAGCGACCGCACACTGCGCCGGGCAGGATACAAGTCGTACACGGACGACTTTTTGCAGCAAATCTACTCCCTCAACACGAGCTACCAGATCAAGCCGGGGATGTATTTCCATAATGTAGGCTATCTGGTACTCGGTTCCGGCTACTATGAGGTATTTAAAAGCGGCCGCGACTTCTACTCGTATAACCTCGACGTGGATGATCACTATTCGGACGTGGAGGAGCTGGGGATGGAGACAGACCTCCTGAGAAGGAAATGGATCGTGAATCGGTACTACGGCATCGTGCCGACTGTAACGTGGATGACCGGTCCACTTCGGTTTGATCTGGGCAGCGAGATCCGATTTTACTCAGGCGATCATTTCGGAGAAGTCACTAATTTCTCGAATGCGGTCCTTGTGACTAGATTTGGAGAAGAGTGGTATAAATATTACCAGTATATCGGCACGAAACGGTCCTTTAGTGCCTTTGCCCATATCGTCTATTCCATGAATGATCGACTTAAGCTGATAGCAGATATTCAGCTTCAGGGCCACCAGTGGGAGCTCGATCAGAAGATGATCGGCCACGCCGCTGGGCACCAGCTTTCGGCGGACTGGGGTTTTATCAATCCCCGGGCCGGCTTTGTATTCGCGGTAACGGATCAGCTTGCCGTTTTCGGTAACTACGGAAAATCGCAGAAGGAGCCGGCCGACAGCCAGATCATTGAGGCCGACGACGTCTGGAGCAATCCTGTCATGGCGGCGGCGGAAGGTGTCGATGACATTGAACTCGGAGCAAATCTTTCCGCGGGCGCGCTGTCCGGGACGGTCAATCTGTACCGCATCACCTACGCCAATGAGCAGCTGAAGAACATCGACGTTGAGCAGGAAGGCGAGTACGACTACTACGCCGCCGACGGAACCGTTCATCAGGGAGTTGAATTTGAGGCCGCTTATCGGATTAGTTCACACCTTACCTTGAGCTTGAATGGCACTGTGGCTCAAAATACACTTAACTCAGGTGACTATGATGGAAATTTGCTTCCCAACGTCCCGGACCGGCTGTTAAACGCATCGGTCCTGCTCCAGCCGTTAGAGAATCTGATACTGTTTTCGGATGTGCGTTATGTGGGGAAGCAGTACATTGATAACGAGAATACGCGGCAGGGAGTCATCGATCCTTTCACGCTGGTGAATGCTGGTGCCAGGTACCGGTTTGGAGATGCCGAACTTTCGGCAAAGATCAACAACGTCTTCGATGTTCTCTACGCTACATTTGGTTACGGTTACGAGTGGGACGGCTACTGGGCCTACTACTGGCCCGGGGCGACCCGTAGCTACAGTCTGACAGTCAGCTACTCACTGTAG